A segment of the Gammaproteobacteria bacterium genome:
GCCTTACCACAATATTAAGGATGGCGAATGAGTGGTGAGATTGGTGACGACATGATCCCCGAGATCACACCGACGTTTCGCTTCCAATGGGAGGAGGCCCAACAGTGCCATGTGATTCTTTACCCTGAAGGCATGGTCAAGCTGAGCGCGAGCGCGGGGGAGATACTGAAACGGTGTGACGGTGAGCGGACCGTTAGTGATATTATTGAAGATCTGAAGCCCCAGTATCTGGATATTGATCTGGGTGCTGACGTTTACAAGTTTTTGGAGGTGGCCCATGAAAACGGCTGGATCCGAGCCAAACAATCAACCTAAGCCCTTATGGATGCTGGCGGAGCTGACCTATAAGTGTCCGCTGCAATGCCCCTATTGCTCCAATCCGGTGGATTTTGCCAAGTACAAAAACGAGCTATCGACCGAAGAATGGCTACGCGTCATGCGGGAAGCACGGGCGATGGGGGCCACCCAGCTCGGGTTCTCCGGCGGTGAGCCCTTGGTGCGGCGCGATCTCGAAGAGTTGATCGCCGAGGCACGCCGGCTTGGCTTCTATACCAACCTGATCACGTCCGGGGTTGGCATGGACGAGGAACGCATCAAAGGATTCAAGAAAGCGGGGCTCGATCACATTCAGGTCAGCTTCCAGGCGAGCAGTGAAGAGCTCAACAATTTTATCGCCGGCACAGACGCCTTCCAGCACAAGCTGGAGATGGCCCGGCTGGTTAAAAAATATGATTATCCGATGGTGCTGTGCTTTGTCCTGCACCGTCGGAACCAAGACCAGGTTCAGGATATCCTGGAGCTTGCGATTGCGCTCAATGCGGACTATGTCGAGCTCGCCACGACCCAGTATTACGGCTGGGCCATGGTAAACCGGGATCAGCTCATGCCTACGCGCGCGCAGCTTGAACGTGCGGAGGCCATCGCCCATGAATATCAGGAAAAAATGAAGGGCAAGATGAAGATCTACTATGTGGTGCCGGACTATTTCGAGACCCGTCCGAAAGCGTGCATGAATGGCTGGGGCGCCGTCTTCCTCACCATCACGCCCGATGGAACCGCCCTGCCCTGTCACGCGGCGGGCCAGTTACCCGGAATGACCTTCCCGAATGTGCGCAATCACAGCATCGAATGGATATGGAACGAGTCGCCGGACTTTAACAAGTTCCGCGGATTTGACTGGATGAAGGAACCGTGCCGGACTTGTCCCGAACGCTTCAAGGACTTTGGTGGCTGTCGCTGCCAGGCCTATATGCTGACGGGCGACGCGGCGAATGCC
Coding sequences within it:
- the pqqD gene encoding pyrroloquinoline quinone biosynthesis peptide chaperone PqqD, which encodes MSGEIGDDMIPEITPTFRFQWEEAQQCHVILYPEGMVKLSASAGEILKRCDGERTVSDIIEDLKPQYLDIDLGADVYKFLEVAHENGWIRAKQST
- the pqqE gene encoding pyrroloquinoline quinone biosynthesis protein PqqE codes for the protein MKTAGSEPNNQPKPLWMLAELTYKCPLQCPYCSNPVDFAKYKNELSTEEWLRVMREARAMGATQLGFSGGEPLVRRDLEELIAEARRLGFYTNLITSGVGMDEERIKGFKKAGLDHIQVSFQASSEELNNFIAGTDAFQHKLEMARLVKKYDYPMVLCFVLHRRNQDQVQDILELAIALNADYVELATTQYYGWAMVNRDQLMPTRAQLERAEAIAHEYQEKMKGKMKIYYVVPDYFETRPKACMNGWGAVFLTITPDGTALPCHAAGQLPGMTFPNVRNHSIEWIWNESPDFNKFRGFDWMKEPCRTCPERFKDFGGCRCQAYMLTGDAANADPVCDLSPHHQVVLDAITAAEGPLKHPGVEVKPLVFRNPKNSKLRIAEKQSGAA